Proteins co-encoded in one Capsicum annuum cultivar UCD-10X-F1 chromosome 9, UCD10Xv1.1, whole genome shotgun sequence genomic window:
- the LOC107841429 gene encoding uncharacterized protein LOC107841429, producing MTAIVVKPIVLEGYSESQKGYLLLDFTSKRLLVSSDVVFHEDAFQFTSSPVQNTQTFSSEEDIIDFLIPTDDEIFPETTTESITEEAPIEEENISDTAVPGAASPGTTHEETCQDDCSLPQPSSSRPTRTSRPPVWIHNYVNTSRNQRYKHPLVDNLSYKNLSPTYQYYLTKFSTLTEPQHYKQAIKDARWVEAMKSEIQALKANNTWIIIDLPKGKNTVGSKWI from the exons ATGACGGCGATAGTAG TCAAACCTATAGTATTAGAGGGATATTCAGAGTCTCAGAAGGGATATTTGCTGCTGGATTTCACCTCAAAGAGACTATTAGTCAGTAGCGATGTTGTGTTTCATGAAGATGCATTTCAATTTACTTCATCACCAGTACAAAAtacacaaactttctcatctgaAGAAGATATCATAGACTTCTTGATCCCCACAGATGATGAAATATTTCCCGAGACAACTACTGAAAGTATTACTGAAGAAGCTCCAATTGAGGAGGAAAATATTTCTGATACTGCAGTACCTGGTGCAGCTTCACCTGGCACCACTCATGAAGAAACATGTCAAGATGACTGTTCCCTACCTCAACCCTCTTCCAGTAGACCAACAAGAACAAGCAGACCACCGGTGTGGATACATAATTATGTTAACACTTCCAGAAACCAGAGATACAAACATCCATTAGTCGACAACCTGTCTTACAAAAATCTAAGTCCTACTTATCAGTACTATTTAACAAAATTCTCCACTTTGACTGAGCCTCAGCACTATAAACAAGCTATAAAAGATGCAAGGTGGgtggaagctatgaagtcagagATTCAGGCCTTGAAAGCTAACAACACATGGATCATTATTGATCTACCTAAGGGAAAGAATactgttggttccaaatggatataa